In Haliotis asinina isolate JCU_RB_2024 chromosome 15, JCU_Hal_asi_v2, whole genome shotgun sequence, one DNA window encodes the following:
- the LOC137265240 gene encoding peroxidase-like yields the protein MLLPLLFGCQLIFAMAHHRLGGALADYFNLTDAKLDGIEVQALEILRNETDLEHICESIDQAANLLGSTSQQHSSITFTFLDSSRRGADHRLNVIISRLILEHVRTLGTVPPSILEEGFGPEIRCDREYTCNEKSPFRTADGHCNNLVYTSWGRSFIPMRRYLPPVYDDAVSSPRQKSRSGADLPSTRTVSITVHPPSSAEDLHPNLTVMLMQWGQFLDHDITSTPIQELTHPECSDASMVACCVGLVEDVNVTQEDLDKRPQCFAIDIEAGDRRFDYGCMNFVRSVQIENANCKSVPVEQLNQITAYVDASQVYGSSQDEQNSLRTFVDGKLRTAANDFLPPDLENEGACRTQTAPDYCFLAGDHRANENPGLQSMHTIFVREHNRLACRLKELNCHWGDERLFQEARKIVGAYAQKITYGDFLPAINGDQMDPYNLSLVPVGYSNVYDNTTDASIRNVFATAAFRIGHSMVRSFLASYSPDYDNLGQTPLREGFDNTHIIISEDNRTIGGFIRGLVTECVQSVDCKISQELTDHLFPDGNRSLDIAALNIQRGRDHGLPPYTAWRTFCGMPVVDNFDDLINTTHSNATVNKLRMAYDDVHDIDLFPGSISEEHVSGGLVGPTFACLLGKQFQALKEGDRFWFEGDNDYVKFSPDQLAEIRKASLSRIFCDNTDTVTIQVNAFIKGDKVPCSSLDTVDLTPWKEELGSWSEWTAWGACHKHVQTRERSCEPCNCGCEGPNIDARYCSC from the exons ATGTTACTGCCTCTGTTGTTTGGCTGTCAACTGATTTTTGCTATGGCTCATCATAGACTGGGCGGTGCTTTGGCGGATTATTTCAATCTGACGGATGCAAAACTGGATGGAATCGAAGTGCAGGCTTTGGAAATTTTGAGGAATGAAACTGATTTGGAGCACATCTGCGAAAGCATag ATCAAGCAGCAAACCTGCTTGGCTCTACCTCACAACAGCACAGTTCCATTACGTTCACGTTTCTGGATAGCAGTCGTCGAGGAGCTGACCATCGGCTCAACGTAATTATATCACGGCTTATATTGGAACA TGTTAGGACATTAGGAACAGTACCACCGTCTATTTTGGAGGAAGGATTTGGACCGGAGATCCGCTGTGATCGTGAATACACTTGCAATGAGAAATCACCCTTCCGGACAGCTGATGGACATTGCAACAACCTCGTATACACCTCGTGGGGGAGGTCGTTTATTCCAATGAGACGCTACCTACCTCCAGTATATGATGACG CCGTGTCCAGCCCGAGACAGAAGAGCAGGTCAGGAGCGGATCTGCCCAGTACTCGTACAGTCAGCATCACTGTCCACCCACCTTCATCAGCAGAAGACCTTCATCCCAATCTCACGGTCATGCTGATGCAATGGGGTCAGTTCCTGGACCACGACATCACCAGCACACCCATTCAAGAGCTGACGCATCCTGAAT GCAGTGATGCATCAATGGTGGCTTGTTGTGTAGGCCTTGTCGAAGATGTCAACGTAACGCAAGAGGATTTAGATAAAAG ACCCCAGTGCTTTGCTATTGACATCGAAGCTGGAGACAGACGCTTCGATTACGGTTGCATGAATTTTGTGCGGTCTGTACAAATCGAGAACGCCAACTGTAAATCAG TCCCAGTAGAGCAGCTGAACCAGATTACAGCCTACGTGGACGCTTCACAGGTATACGGGTCGTCACAGGACGAACAGAACTCACTACGGACATTTGTTGACG GGAAACTTAGAACTGCCGCCAACGACTTTCTGCCACCAGACTTGGAGAATGAAGGAGCTTGTAGGACTCAGACTGCACCAGATTATTGCTTCCTCGCTG GTGACCATCGGGCGAATGAGAATCCCGGACTTCAGAGTATGCACACTATCTTCGTGAGGGAACACAACCGTTTAGCCTGCAGACTAAAGGAACTAAACTGTCACTGGGGAGACGAAAGACTCTTCCAGGAAGCCAGGAAAATAGTTGGAGCATATGCACAG AAAATCACCTATGGGGACTTCTTGCCTGCCATCAACGGTGATCAGATGGACCCGTACAACTTGAGTCTCGTGCCAGTAGGATACTCAAACGTGTACGACAACACAACTGACGCCAGCATCAGGAACGTCTTTGCAACAGCAGCCTTTAGAATAGGACACTCAATGGTCCGGTCATTCCTCGCAAGTTATAGTCCAGACTATGACAATCTTGGGCAAACACCTCTGAGGGAAGGGTTTGATAATACCCATATAATTATAAGCGAAGACAACAGAACCATCGGTGGCTTTATAAGAGGTTTGGTTACAGAATGTGTACAGTCAGTTGACTGCAAGATATCACAAGAGTTGACCGATCATCTTTTCCCTGATGGTAACAGGAGTTTAGACATTGCAGCTCTTAACATCCAGAGAGGAAGAGATCATGGCTTACCCCCTTACACTGCTTGGAGGACGTTCTGTGGAATGCCTGTTGTTGATAATTTTGACGATCTGATAAATACGACCCATTCTAACGCCACAGTGAACAAGTTGAGGATGGCATACGA CGACGTTCACGACATCGACCTTTTCCCAGGGTCTATAAGTGAAGAACATGTATCTGGAGGGCTTGTAGGACCGACGTTCGCCTGCCTTCTAGGGAAACAGTTTCAGGCTCTCAAGGAAGGAGATAGATTCTGGTTTGAGGGAGATAATGACTACGTTAAATTCTCTCCAG ATCAGTTGGCAGAAATCCGCAAGGCAAGTTTGTCCCGAATATtctgtgacaacactgacacTGTCACCATACAGGTGAACGCCTTCATCAAGGGTGACAA AGTGCCCTGTAGCTCACTTGACACGGTTGACCTGACCCCATGGAAGGAGGAGCTGGGGTCATGGAGCGAGTGGACTGCATGGGGAGCCTGTCACAAGCATGTCCAGACACGGGAACGTTCATGTGAACCCTGCAACTGTGGTTGTGAGGGACCAAATATTGACGCTCGTTATTGTTCCTGCTGA
- the LOC137266395 gene encoding uncharacterized protein: MNGAVIILLLALVASPVINATTLFPQLLHPRPRLPGVYRRSYPGVVQPSIRQVIPSRIYREDLYEYPYGQRSVLGGQYAPSVLSPYQPIYADPRESYIYELFDAQASRRAGVAPTPAATAAVNPVNAPAVSLPVRV, from the exons ATGAACGGAGCTGTCATCATTCTCCTCCTGGCCCTTGTGGCAAGTCCAGTCATCAATGCAACGACACTGTTCCCTCAACTTCTACATCCACGACCCCGTTTGCCAGGAGTGTATCGTCGGTCCTACCCTGGAGTTGTTCAACCATCCATCCGTCAGGTAATCCCATCTCGGATCTACAGAGAGGATCTGTACGAATACCCGTACGGTCAGAGGTCCGTTCTGGGAGGACAGTACGCACCAAGCGTGCTGTCCCCGTACCAGCCCATCTACGCTGACCCAAGGGAGAGCTACATTTACGAATTGTTTGATGCACAAG CTTCTCGACGGGCAGGAGTAGCCCCTACACCTGCCGCCACAGCAGCCGTCAATCCAGTTAACGCACCGGCAGTCTCCCTGCCCGTCAGGGTTTAG
- the LOC137265241 gene encoding C-type lectin domain family 6 member A-like, which produces MIKAIFLLSVLYTGAAAEAACCPDGWVRYGSSCYTIITSQRDWTEAASDCGIYGAHLIHIETKAENDFIKNYLKKFTKTGASLTSWIGLSDMIGSWQWTPNGETLSFSDWSPGQPGRNEPNSNCATLWAPKGYTWDDYGCNLSANFICEKSIDSATIVG; this is translated from the exons ATGATCAAGGCGATTTTCCTGCTTTCAGTTTTGTATACAG GTGCTGCAGCAGAAGCTGCATGTTGTCCTGATGGATGGGTGCGGTATGGAAGCTCCTgctacaccatcatcacatcacaaAGGGACTGGACTGAAGCAGCT aGTGACTGTGGTATCTACGGAGCACATCTGATACATATTGAAACAAAGGCCGAGAACGACTTCATCAAGAACTATTTAAAGAAGTTTACAA AAACTGGGGCTTCCTTGACATCATGGATAGGATTGAGCGACATGATCGGATCCTGGCAGTGGACCCCTAACGGGGAAACTCTGTCCTTCTCAGACTGGTCACCAGGGCAGCCTGGCCGAAATGAGCCGAATTCAAACTGTGCAACTCTCTGGGCACCAAAGGGCTACACGTGGGATGATTATGGATGCAACTTATCAGCAAACTTCATATGCGAGAAGTC